Genomic segment of Methanosarcinales archaeon:
TCTGCAAGTCAACGACCCCTGATATCTCTACGCTCAAATCCAGAGCTTGGGGAGGTGCTCGGGAGCGGAGCAACAGATGCTCTGATGGGATTATGGCAATGCGCGCACAAAGATGCACAATAATTGACCCAATGTATATTGAGGATGCTTGACGTGCTGAATGTCTCAAGAAAAATAATGGGTGGCCCGGAGGGTGTGCATTTAGCGAAATAATATTTGGCCATAGATCCTGCCTTGACTGGCAACACCGGACCAACACCGGCTCCAATTTTTTCTACGGCAGCCCCTCAATCCGAGGTATTTTAGGGATGTTCGTGTTTAGTATATCTAAAAGTAACTGGATTTATCATATGCAAATCAGGCGCATATGTCCGATAATTTGATGGCCACCCACAGTTTGCAATTACCGTATGCCTTTTTTTTGATATTTTTTCCGTGAAGCCTAATAAATAATCAATCTTTCAACATCTTTTTATAAAGGTCTGTACTCATCCAGAATCCATGTTTTTGAATTTTATCCAGTACATTTTTCATATTTTCAATACGACCTTTTTGATACAGTACCTTTAGCAATCCGAGAGTCCCAATGACCTCAATTCCGTAGGCTGTGGCTGCTCTTCTTCCGGCCAGGTCGTCCAGTAAAATCAGGTCGGCATTCTGTTTAATGGCAAGTGCTATTGCTTCTGATTCTCCTGCGTCCAATGTAGATGAAAAAATGATTGATTCGTGATCTTCAACTTCCACTACTTTGATCCAATCAGCATGTTTAACTTCGTTTGAACCTTTCAAGTCATTTTTAATGACTTCTTCATATACTGCTTTAGGTATCGAAATATCGTCAAAATCAGCTAATGTATCCAGCATACCT
This window contains:
- a CDS encoding DUF3368 domain-containing protein, with the translated sequence MKIVSNSSPLIFFSAIGMLDTLADFDDISIPKAVYEEVIKNDLKGSNEVKHADWIKVVEVEDHESIIFSSTLDAGESEAIALAIKQNADLILLDDLAGRRAATAYGIEVIGTLGLLKVLYQKGRIENMKNVLDKIQKHGFWMSTDLYKKMLKD